A region of the Geomonas subterranea genome:
GACTGGGCCGAGATGCTCTTGCGCATGTACCTCCGCTACTGCGAGAAGAAAGGGTGGAAGACCGAGATCACCGACTACCAGGAGGGTGACGGCGCCGGGATCAAGGGGGTGACCTTCGCGGTCACCGGCGAGTTCGCCTACGGCTACCTGAAGGCCGAGGCGGGGATCCACCGGCTGGTGCGCATCTCCCCCTTTGACAGCAGCGCCCGGCGTCACACCTCGTTCGCCTCCGTGTTCATCTTCCCGGTCATCGAGGAGGACGACATCGAGATCAAGATACCGGAGAGCGATTTGAGGATCGACACCTACCGCTCCTCGGGGGCCGGCGGCCAGCACGTCAACACCACCGATTCGGCCATCAGGATCACCCATCTTCCCACCGGCACCGTGGTGGCCTGCCAGAGCGAGCGCAGCCAGCACATGAACAAGGCCACGGCGATGAAGGTGCTCCGCTCCAAGCTCTACGAGATGGAGCTTCGGGAGCGCGAGGCGAAGGCGGCCGATATCGCCGGCGAGAAGAAGGAGATCGGCTGGGGAAGCCAGATCCGCTCCTACGTCCTGCATCCTTACAAGATGGTCAAGGACCTGCGCACCGGCGTCGAAAGCGGCAACCCCGACAACGTCCTGGACGGCGCCCTCGACGACTTCGTGGTTCCGTACCTCATGGGAGTGCGTCGGGAAACCAAGGACATCTAGGAGGCTCCGACTCCTCCTTTCACGAGGGAGGCTGTCCCCCTCCCCAGCCCTCCCCCTCCGGGGGCGGGAGTAACGAGCGGTTCTCTCCCCCTCCCTTGACGGGAGGGGCAGGGGGGTGGGTGAACTTGCCATTAGCACTGATGTGGCACCTACCCCCACCCCCTACCCCCCTCCCGCAAGGGGCGGGGGACGCTTTTCCCACCCCTTGCGGGGTGCATGAAACAAGGATAGACAATGCACAAAGCAGCAAGACTGTTGATTATATATCTCCTTCTCCTCGCGCCCGCCGCCACCGGCTGCGCCGCGCAGCGCGCCGGGCTTTCCAGCGTGGGCTTCGCCATCCAGGTGGGCGCCTTCTCGGACGTGAAAAACGCGGAGCGGCTGACCAGGAAGCTCCAGGAGCAGGGGATAGAGGCCTTCTACTTCAAGCGGGAGAACGGCATCTACGCCGTCCGCTTCGGGGATTTCCCCCGCCGGGAGGAGGCCCGCAAGGTGGCCCAGAAGCTGGTGAAGGAGCATACCATCGGCTCCTACTTCATCGCGCCGCCGCAGCCCGACCGCACCGTCCTGGTACGGGAGACCGTGATCGAGAAGACACCCGCTCCCTCCATCACCAAACCGGCCAAGCCCGTGCCTCCGGGCAAGAAGAAAGAGGAGCCGGTTAAGCGCGACCGCGGTGACATGGGCAACATCGCCGCCCGCACGGCCGAGCGCTTCGTCGGCATCCCGTACCGTTGGGGCGGGGACACCGTGGTCGACGGCATGGACTGCAGCGGTTTCGTGCGCGCGGTCTACAACCTGTGCGGCATCAACATCCCGCGCACCTCGCGCGAGCAGTACCGGGTGGGGGATGCCGTCGGGCGCGAGGAACTAAAAGACGGTGACCTGGTCTTCTTCGGCGCCTCCGCCGACGAGATCAACCACGTCGGCATCTTCGTCGGCAACGGCCGTTTCGTCCATGCCCCGCGCCGCGGCGACGACATCAAGGTGAGCTCCATGGACGACACGTATTTCCAGAAGCGGTTTGTCGGAGCAAAGCGCTATTTTTAACGCCCGCGCCCCTGGCGCCGATAAGGTTCAGGCGAAACAGGAAGCTGGAACCCGGAGCCAGTGACGTCAAACGCAGATCGGAGACGGGACCGCGGGAGAGTTACAGAGCGCAGAACGTAGAACCTAGAACCTAGAACTTGATTTTTAGACGTTGAACCCTTGACGTTGAACGTTGAACCAAATGGAGACAGGAGCAGTTATGGCATTTATCAAACCGTTCAAGGCGGTACGCCCCAAAAAGGAGCTGGCCG
Encoded here:
- a CDS encoding NlpC/P60 family protein; amino-acid sequence: MHKAARLLIIYLLLLAPAATGCAAQRAGLSSVGFAIQVGAFSDVKNAERLTRKLQEQGIEAFYFKRENGIYAVRFGDFPRREEARKVAQKLVKEHTIGSYFIAPPQPDRTVLVRETVIEKTPAPSITKPAKPVPPGKKKEEPVKRDRGDMGNIAARTAERFVGIPYRWGGDTVVDGMDCSGFVRAVYNLCGINIPRTSREQYRVGDAVGREELKDGDLVFFGASADEINHVGIFVGNGRFVHAPRRGDDIKVSSMDDTYFQKRFVGAKRYF
- the prfB gene encoding peptide chain release factor 2 (programmed frameshift), giving the protein MFREEIAKIEDLAGRIHKLRGSLDVDDKKERMHELEELTSRADFWNDAEKAQKVLKDRMAMEKDVTTWESLDRQARDIQELIELGSEEQDEATLAEVHAMNEQLENGVSQAEFRRMLSGPHDASGAFVSINSGAGGTESQDWAEMLLRMYLRYCEKKGWKTEITDYQEGDGAGIKGVTFAVTGEFAYGYLKAEAGIHRLVRISPFDSSARRHTSFASVFIFPVIEEDDIEIKIPESDLRIDTYRSSGAGGQHVNTTDSAIRITHLPTGTVVACQSERSQHMNKATAMKVLRSKLYEMELREREAKAADIAGEKKEIGWGSQIRSYVLHPYKMVKDLRTGVESGNPDNVLDGALDDFVVPYLMGVRRETKDI